One Peptostreptococcus equinus genomic window carries:
- a CDS encoding sugar ABC transporter ATP-binding protein, producing MNIRMENIWKAFGGNSVLEGVNIDIKSARVHALMGENGAGKSTLMNILTGLHKKDQGRIFVDGKEVEFGNIKESEKAGIYFVHQEINDFPDMTVLQNIFVGDEITNMFGFLDNVKMKEKIRPVFESLGVKIDLDKKINELSVGQRQLIEIAKILMKDAKFIIMDEPSASLMTEDIERLFRIIKDLRKRGVTIVYISHRMEEIFQICDDVTVMRDGISVDTKEVKDTTNHEIVKKMVGRELNDFYPEKTSPIKNIIFEVKNISRKEKFQNVSFQVREGEILGFSGLLGSGRTEIMRSIFGMDKIDEGQIILEGKEIKINGPSDAIKNGIGFISEDRKDEGLILEHSIRDNTILPVIDQFAKNHIINDKEVNNLVAMLKDRLKIKASSMDDEVSSLSGGNQQKVVLAKWITISPKVLILDEPTRGVDVGAKREIYTLINELASKGVAVIVISSDLPEIMGISDRIMVVHEGTITGELTRQEADQEKIMTYATGGK from the coding sequence ATGAACATTAGAATGGAGAATATTTGGAAGGCTTTCGGTGGTAACTCTGTATTAGAAGGAGTAAATATAGACATAAAATCAGCCAGAGTTCATGCTTTAATGGGAGAAAATGGAGCTGGTAAGTCTACACTTATGAATATACTTACAGGTTTACACAAGAAAGACCAAGGAAGAATATTTGTCGATGGTAAGGAAGTAGAGTTTGGAAATATAAAAGAGTCTGAAAAGGCTGGTATATATTTTGTACATCAGGAAATAAATGATTTTCCAGACATGACAGTACTGCAAAACATATTTGTTGGTGATGAAATAACAAATATGTTTGGATTTTTAGACAATGTAAAGATGAAAGAAAAAATAAGACCAGTATTTGAAAGCTTAGGAGTGAAAATTGATTTAGATAAGAAAATAAATGAACTTTCAGTAGGTCAAAGACAGCTTATAGAAATAGCTAAAATTCTTATGAAAGATGCCAAGTTTATTATAATGGATGAGCCAAGTGCATCATTAATGACAGAGGATATAGAAAGGCTTTTTAGAATAATAAAGGATCTTAGAAAAAGAGGTGTAACTATAGTATATATATCCCATAGAATGGAGGAGATATTCCAAATATGTGATGATGTAACAGTTATGAGAGATGGTATATCTGTAGATACAAAAGAAGTAAAAGATACAACTAATCATGAGATAGTAAAGAAAATGGTTGGTAGAGAATTAAATGACTTTTATCCAGAAAAAACAAGTCCTATAAAAAATATAATTTTTGAAGTAAAAAATATATCTAGAAAAGAAAAGTTCCAAAATGTAAGTTTCCAAGTTAGAGAAGGAGAAATATTAGGTTTTTCAGGTCTATTGGGTTCAGGAAGAACTGAAATAATGAGATCAATTTTTGGCATGGATAAGATAGATGAAGGTCAAATTATTCTAGAAGGTAAGGAAATAAAGATAAATGGACCTTCTGATGCCATTAAAAATGGTATAGGTTTTATCAGCGAAGATAGAAAAGATGAAGGTTTAATACTTGAACATTCTATTAGAGACAATACCATACTTCCTGTGATTGATCAATTTGCGAAAAATCATATAATAAATGACAAAGAAGTAAATAATCTAGTAGCTATGTTAAAGGATAGATTAAAGATTAAGGCAAGTTCGATGGATGATGAAGTATCATCTTTATCAGGTGGAAACCAGCAAAAAGTTGTATTAGCAAAATGGATAACTATTAGTCCAAAAGTACTGATACTTGATGAACCAACTAGAGGAGTAGATGTAGGAGCTAAGAGAGAAATATATACTTTAATAAATGAATTAGCATCAAAAGGTGTAGCTGTAATAGTTATATCTAGTGATCTTCCAGAAATAATGGGAATTAGTGATAGGATAATGGTTGTACATGAAGGTACTATAACTGGAGAGCTGACTAGACAAGAAGCTGATCAGGAAAAAATAATGACTTATGCTACAGGAGGTAAATAA
- a CDS encoding ABC transporter permease: protein MTKAKSNKNRDLSILGPLAALVIMMVLVTILNPSFIRPSNLMNLLRQVSINALIAFGMAFVILTGGIDLSVGSILALTSAIFAGLLGTGVPPFLAVIIALACGAVFGMLNGLLITKGKMAPFIATLATMTIFRGLTLVYTGGNPMTNFSDAFSYKFIGRGYVLGIPWPVILMIIAFVIAFIILNKTPFGRKTYAIGGNEKASIISGIKTNIVKIKVYAISGFLAASAGLILTSRLNSAQPTAGTAYEMDAIAAVVLGGISMSGGKGSIAGVLVGALILGTLNNGLNMLGVSSFYQQIVKGIVILIAVLIDRKRNK, encoded by the coding sequence ATGACAAAGGCAAAGAGTAATAAAAATAGAGATTTAAGCATATTAGGTCCTTTAGCGGCACTTGTAATAATGATGGTATTGGTTACTATATTAAATCCAAGTTTTATAAGACCTAGTAACTTAATGAACTTGCTTAGACAGGTTTCAATTAATGCATTAATAGCATTTGGTATGGCATTTGTAATATTAACAGGTGGAATAGATTTGAGCGTTGGTTCAATTTTGGCACTAACATCGGCAATTTTTGCAGGATTATTGGGAACGGGTGTTCCACCTTTTCTAGCAGTAATAATAGCATTGGCTTGTGGTGCTGTATTTGGTATGTTAAATGGTTTACTCATTACAAAAGGCAAAATGGCTCCATTTATAGCAACGTTAGCAACAATGACAATATTTAGAGGATTAACTCTTGTATATACAGGAGGTAATCCGATGACAAACTTTAGTGATGCTTTTTCATATAAGTTTATAGGGCGTGGATATGTGTTAGGTATTCCTTGGCCAGTAATTTTAATGATAATTGCATTTGTAATAGCTTTTATAATATTAAATAAGACTCCGTTCGGTAGAAAAACTTATGCAATTGGTGGAAATGAAAAAGCTTCAATAATATCAGGTATAAAAACTAATATAGTAAAGATAAAGGTCTATGCTATATCAGGTTTCTTAGCAGCTTCTGCTGGTTTAATATTAACATCAAGACTCAATTCAGCTCAGCCTACTGCGGGTACAGCTTATGAAATGGATGCAATAGCAGCCGTTGTACTTGGTGGAATTAGTATGTCTGGTGGTAAGGGTAGCATAGCTGGTGTATTGGTAGGTGCACTTATACTAGGAACTTTAAACAATGGTCTAAATATGTTGGGAGTATCAAGTTTTTATCAGCAAATAGTAAAAGGTATAGTAATATTAATTGCCGTATTAATAGATAGAAAGAGAAATAAGTAA
- a CDS encoding D-ribose ABC transporter substrate-binding protein, translating into MKKRISLFLAAALVSMTALTGCESNRFVYLEGEKPGDNTTSVEKKDPKDLKIGLSLSTLNNPFFVSVKDGAEKLAKEKGSKIIISDARDDAATQANNMSDLIQQDVDVILVNPVDSKAIATSVQAANEAGIPVIALDRNSEGGKLLTLVASDNVKGGEMAAQFMIDKVGKGSNVAQLEGIAGASATNERGKGFLNLAKKDLKLVKSQTADFDRAKGLTVMENILQSNPDIKGVFCQNDEMALGAIEAISNAGKLKDITIVGFDGTEGGMKAVQEGKLNATVAQQPDQIGKLGVQAAFDYFAGKKIPEKIASPLVLEQKK; encoded by the coding sequence ATGAAAAAAAGAATATCTTTATTTTTAGCAGCTGCGCTTGTGTCTATGACAGCTCTAACAGGATGTGAAAGTAATAGATTTGTTTACTTAGAAGGAGAAAAACCTGGGGATAATACAACTAGTGTAGAGAAAAAAGATCCAAAAGATTTAAAAATAGGTTTATCACTATCAACTTTAAACAATCCATTCTTCGTTTCAGTAAAGGATGGGGCTGAAAAATTAGCTAAAGAAAAAGGATCAAAGATTATTATTTCTGATGCAAGAGATGATGCGGCTACACAGGCAAATAATATGTCAGACTTGATTCAGCAAGATGTAGATGTGATATTGGTAAATCCAGTGGACTCAAAAGCTATAGCTACTTCAGTACAGGCTGCAAACGAAGCTGGAATACCAGTAATAGCGCTTGATAGAAATTCTGAGGGTGGAAAATTACTTACACTTGTCGCATCTGATAATGTTAAGGGCGGAGAAATGGCTGCTCAATTTATGATAGATAAAGTTGGCAAGGGCTCTAATGTAGCTCAACTAGAAGGTATAGCGGGTGCATCTGCTACAAATGAAAGAGGTAAGGGATTTTTAAATCTTGCAAAAAAAGATCTTAAATTAGTGAAATCTCAAACAGCTGATTTTGATAGAGCAAAAGGTCTTACAGTTATGGAAAATATACTTCAATCTAACCCAGATATAAAGGGTGTATTTTGTCAGAATGATGAAATGGCATTGGGTGCTATAGAAGCTATATCAAATGCTGGTAAGTTAAAAGACATAACTATAGTAGGCTTTGATGGAACTGAAGGTGGAATGAAGGCTGTTCAAGAAGGAAAATTAAATGCTACAGTAGCACAGCAGCCAGATCAAATAGGGAAATTGGGTGTTCAGGCAGCCTTTGATTACTTCGCAGGCAAGAAGATACCAGAAAAAATAGCCTCTCCTCTAGTTTTAGAGCAAAAAAAGTAA
- the pepT gene encoding peptidase T produces MREKVLSRFLNYVSIDTCSDPNSDLTPSTQKQFDLAKILVKELEEIGLEDISLDDNCYLMAKLPANVEGIGAIGFISHMDTAPDMTGANVKPRIIENYNGEDIVLNAEKDIVTKIKDYPELARFKGQSLIVTDGNTLLGADDKAGIAEIITAVEYLAKHPEIKHGDIMVGFTPDEEIGRGADLFDVKKFGAKYAYTMDGGEMGELEYETFNAAAGTVTIQGRNVHPGSAKDKMINSQYIAADVMSALPIAERPESTEGYEGFYHLTDINGNTEQTVLKYIIRDHNREKFEERKLFFQKSIEEVSKKYNGRVSVEIKDQYYNMREVVEQNMFMVDIAVDAMKDIGIEPNVIPIRGGTDGSKLSFMGLPCPNLFAGGVYFHGRNEFIAIEALEAASKLIVRIAEKYAENKIK; encoded by the coding sequence ATGAGAGAAAAAGTACTATCAAGATTTTTAAACTATGTTTCAATAGATACTTGTTCAGATCCTAACTCTGATCTAACTCCATCTACACAGAAACAGTTTGACCTAGCTAAAATATTAGTAAAAGAACTAGAAGAAATTGGCTTGGAAGATATTAGTTTAGATGACAACTGCTATTTAATGGCTAAGTTGCCTGCAAATGTAGAGGGAATTGGTGCTATAGGTTTTATTTCACATATGGACACAGCACCAGACATGACTGGTGCTAATGTTAAACCTAGAATAATAGAAAATTATAATGGTGAAGATATAGTGCTAAATGCTGAGAAAGATATAGTAACTAAAATAAAAGATTATCCTGAACTAGCTAGATTTAAAGGTCAATCACTAATTGTTACAGATGGAAATACTTTATTAGGTGCTGATGACAAAGCTGGTATAGCTGAGATAATAACAGCTGTAGAGTATCTAGCTAAACATCCTGAAATAAAGCATGGTGACATAATGGTAGGATTCACTCCTGATGAAGAAATAGGTAGAGGTGCTGATTTATTTGACGTAAAGAAATTTGGTGCTAAATATGCTTATACAATGGATGGCGGTGAAATGGGTGAATTAGAATATGAAACTTTCAATGCCGCAGCAGGAACTGTAACTATTCAGGGTAGAAATGTTCATCCAGGATCCGCCAAAGATAAAATGATAAATTCTCAATATATAGCAGCTGATGTAATGTCTGCCCTTCCAATAGCTGAAAGACCAGAATCAACTGAAGGCTATGAAGGATTCTATCATCTTACTGACATAAATGGTAATACAGAACAAACTGTATTAAAATATATAATCAGAGATCACAACAGAGAAAAATTTGAAGAAAGAAAATTATTCTTCCAAAAGAGTATAGAAGAAGTTTCTAAAAAATATAATGGTAGAGTAAGTGTTGAAATAAAAGATCAATACTATAACATGAGAGAGGTCGTAGAGCAAAACATGTTTATGGTTGATATAGCGGTTGATGCTATGAAAGATATAGGTATAGAACCTAATGTAATACCTATTAGAGGTGGTACAGATGGATCTAAATTATCCTTTATGGGATTACCTTGCCCTAACTTATTCGCCGGTGGAGTATACTTCCATGGTAGAAATGAATTTATAGCAATAGAAGCACTAGAAGCAGCATCTAAGTTGATAGTTAGAATTGCTGAAAAATATGCAGAAAATAAAATAAAGTAA
- a CDS encoding YciI family protein, with translation MFILNLTYKKSIDIVEKYLSEHNTYLEKYYNSGNFICSGRKNPRTGGIILCNFDSLVDVKEAIKDDPFLKEGIADYMITEFMPTKYISLFKDILD, from the coding sequence ATGTTTATATTAAATTTAACTTATAAAAAATCTATCGACATAGTAGAAAAATATTTATCTGAGCACAATACTTATCTGGAAAAATACTACAATAGCGGTAACTTCATTTGTTCTGGTAGAAAAAATCCAAGGACTGGCGGTATAATATTATGCAATTTCGATAGCCTTGTTGACGTAAAGGAAGCCATTAAAGATGATCCTTTCTTAAAAGAAGGAATTGCTGATTACATGATTACTGAATTTATGCCTACAAAATATATTTCGTTATTTAAAGACATCCTTGATTAA
- a CDS encoding heavy-metal-associated domain-containing protein encodes MKKISIEVDGMQCSMCEKHVNEAIKEKFFVKDVKSSNTEKLTTIITDKDLPVEKLKNTIEEAGYSVGSIKEEIYEKKGILGFLKKI; translated from the coding sequence ATGAAGAAGATTAGTATAGAAGTAGATGGTATGCAGTGCTCTATGTGTGAAAAACATGTAAATGAAGCAATAAAAGAAAAATTTTTTGTAAAAGATGTAAAGTCATCAAATACAGAAAAACTCACTACAATTATAACAGATAAAGATCTTCCAGTTGAAAAGCTTAAGAATACTATAGAAGAAGCTGGTTATTCAGTAGGATCTATAAAAGAGGAAATATATGAAAAAAAGGGTATTTTAGGTTTTTTGAAAAAAATTTAA
- a CDS encoding CAMP factor family pore-forming toxin (The term CAMP (Christie, Atkins, Munch-Petersen) factor is used for toxins encoded in group A and B Streptococcus, but expressed well enough to give a positive CAMP test only in GBS. Related toxins are found in Propionibacterium acnes and other bacterial species.) — MKLKKKLVKVLALTMILQTSAPLISQSVYAEELKENSISTQENIVEKSQNELDELKPTVEGTKYESMLNKLEKSSDELETDIQNYSSNGDRANPETIYDLNSIGPRVELLLKSIEAIKFASDELSTKVEKAHSEIGFEIARATVKIANPFESVDNIQKEIDKLDALMNKLLSYPEIGPEDKATIYAKAKLRKAIWNTRFVRDKQILGKKSYTTYNNLNKEITKSVGIQLNPKTKVKDVDNAVDNLQKALNIALNAK, encoded by the coding sequence ATGAAACTTAAAAAAAAATTAGTTAAAGTACTGGCTCTCACTATGATTTTGCAAACTTCTGCACCATTAATTAGCCAAAGTGTGTATGCCGAGGAGTTAAAGGAAAATTCTATCTCGACTCAAGAAAATATTGTTGAAAAAAGTCAAAATGAACTTGATGAACTTAAACCTACAGTAGAGGGTACAAAGTATGAATCTATGTTAAATAAGCTTGAAAAGTCTTCTGATGAGTTAGAAACAGATATACAGAACTACTCTTCAAATGGAGACAGAGCCAATCCTGAAACTATATATGATTTAAATAGCATAGGACCTAGAGTTGAATTATTATTGAAATCTATAGAAGCAATTAAATTTGCATCAGATGAACTTTCTACTAAAGTAGAAAAAGCACATAGCGAAATAGGATTTGAAATTGCTAGAGCAACAGTTAAAATTGCAAATCCTTTTGAAAGTGTAGATAATATACAAAAAGAAATAGATAAGTTAGATGCATTAATGAATAAATTATTATCTTATCCTGAAATAGGACCTGAAGATAAGGCTACAATATATGCCAAAGCCAAATTAAGAAAAGCTATATGGAACACTAGATTTGTAAGAGATAAGCAAATATTAGGAAAGAAATCATATACTACTTATAATAATTTAAATAAAGAAATAACTAAATCTGTTGGTATTCAATTAAACCCTAAAACAAAGGTAAAAGATGTAGATAATGCAGTTGATAATTTACAGAAAGCTTTAAATATTGCACTTAATGCTAAATAG
- a CDS encoding pyruvate carboxylase — protein sequence MLKKFNKVLVANRGEIAIRIFRACAELQIRSVGIYSEEDKYGLFRTKADESYLIGEGKGPVDAYLDIDGIISLAKRKKVDAIHPGYGFLSENAEFARRCEENGITFIGPDSSIMKRLGDKINSKLVAHEANVPTIPGVEKALKSLKEAKKIASEIGYPIMLKASNGGGGRGMRIVRREEDLEIEFENARSESRKAFGEDLVFIEKYIEDPKHIEVQILGDKYGNIVHLYERDCSVQRRHQKIIEFAPAFSLDEKIREKICEDAVKIAKHVRYSNAGTLEFLVDKHGNHYFIEMNTRVQVEHTVTELVTGIDIVQSQIRIAQGYKLSDPEIDIKSQDDVEVRGYSIQCRITTEDPKKNFMPDTGKIQVYRSGSGAGIRLDGGNGFTGATISPYYDSLLVKTISHDRTFQGAINKMVRSIKEMRVRGVKTNVGFLVNVLLDPKFINGECSTNFIDENPQLFDIKESKDRGTKLLKFIGNVVVNDNKCGERREFDSLYEPRIRQVKNIEGSREKLLRLGKEEYIKEIKNEKKLLFTDTTMRDAHQSLIATRLRTHDLMAVAEATEHYQKDLFSLEMWGGATFDVAYRFLKESPWNRLHKLREAIPSINFQMLLRASNGVGYKNYPDNVIREFIKESANSGIDVFRIFDSLNWVENMKQSIYVANETGKIVESAMCYTGDVLDPDKTKYTLDYYVNMARELEAAGSDIIGIKDMAGLLKPYAAYELITALKQNVSVPIHLHTHDTSGNGVSTLLMASQAGVDIVDAALESMAGITSQPSLNSTIEALKFTDRDPQIDMFGYNELGKYYRDLRKVYYKFESDLTNSNAEIYDFEIPGGQYTNLKPQADSLGLVNRFEEVKENYKVANRVVGDIIKVTPSSKVVGDLAIFMTKNGLTEENIIEEGKNLSFPDSLVDFCKGMIGQPEGGVPKALQEVVLKGEPAITARPGSLLADEDFDAIEKHIKEDLQVKEPTKRQILSYALYPKVFDDYINHVRDFNDVSELESDVFFYGLNIGQECEVEIEEGKNLTIKLVDIGEPKEDATRNLTFELNGMLREVEVKDMNYSGKVVNVEKADMNDPHQVGASIPGKVVKILVKKGDKVVENQPLIVIEAMKMETNIVAKTSGTISEIKVNVDDMVIDKQLLMQFEENDDEEEE from the coding sequence ATGCTTAAAAAGTTTAATAAGGTCTTAGTAGCCAATAGAGGCGAAATTGCCATAAGAATTTTTAGAGCCTGTGCTGAATTACAAATTAGAAGTGTAGGTATCTATAGCGAAGAAGATAAATATGGTCTATTTAGAACAAAAGCAGATGAATCTTACCTTATTGGTGAGGGAAAAGGTCCAGTTGACGCTTATCTAGATATAGATGGAATAATTTCATTAGCGAAAAGAAAAAAAGTTGATGCAATACATCCAGGATATGGTTTCTTATCTGAAAATGCTGAATTCGCTCGTAGATGTGAAGAAAATGGAATCACATTTATAGGTCCAGATTCTAGTATAATGAAAAGACTTGGTGATAAGATAAATTCTAAGTTAGTGGCCCACGAAGCTAATGTGCCTACAATACCAGGTGTTGAAAAAGCCTTAAAATCACTTAAAGAAGCAAAAAAAATAGCCTCTGAAATAGGTTATCCAATTATGTTAAAGGCTTCTAATGGCGGTGGTGGAAGAGGTATGAGAATAGTACGCCGTGAAGAGGATTTAGAAATAGAGTTTGAAAATGCAAGAAGTGAATCTAGAAAAGCATTTGGTGAAGATTTAGTATTTATTGAAAAATATATTGAAGATCCAAAGCATATAGAGGTTCAGATTCTTGGAGATAAATATGGAAATATAGTACATTTATATGAAAGAGATTGCTCTGTGCAGAGAAGACATCAGAAAATCATTGAATTTGCACCAGCTTTTTCATTAGACGAGAAAATTAGAGAAAAAATATGTGAAGATGCTGTTAAGATAGCAAAACATGTAAGATACTCAAATGCAGGTACTTTAGAATTCCTTGTAGATAAACATGGAAATCACTATTTTATTGAAATGAACACTAGAGTTCAGGTTGAACATACTGTAACAGAGCTTGTAACTGGTATAGATATTGTTCAGAGTCAGATTAGGATTGCACAAGGTTACAAATTAAGCGATCCTGAGATAGATATTAAATCACAGGATGATGTAGAAGTAAGGGGATATTCAATTCAGTGTAGAATTACAACTGAAGATCCAAAGAAAAATTTCATGCCTGATACAGGAAAGATACAAGTTTATAGATCAGGTTCAGGTGCCGGTATACGTCTAGATGGTGGTAATGGATTTACAGGGGCTACAATCAGTCCATACTATGATTCTCTACTTGTGAAGACTATATCTCATGATAGAACTTTCCAAGGAGCCATCAATAAGATGGTAAGATCTATAAAGGAAATGAGAGTTAGAGGAGTTAAGACAAATGTAGGCTTCTTAGTAAACGTGTTACTGGATCCAAAGTTTATAAATGGGGAATGTTCAACAAACTTTATAGATGAAAATCCTCAACTATTTGATATTAAAGAAAGCAAAGATAGAGGTACTAAGTTACTTAAGTTTATAGGTAATGTAGTAGTTAATGATAATAAATGCGGTGAAAGAAGAGAATTTGATTCTCTATATGAACCAAGAATCAGACAAGTCAAAAATATTGAAGGTAGTAGAGAGAAACTTCTAAGGTTAGGAAAAGAAGAATATATTAAAGAAATTAAAAATGAAAAGAAATTACTTTTCACTGACACTACTATGAGAGATGCTCATCAATCTTTAATAGCTACTAGACTTAGAACACATGATTTAATGGCTGTTGCTGAAGCTACAGAACATTATCAAAAAGATTTATTCTCTCTTGAAATGTGGGGTGGGGCAACATTTGATGTTGCTTATAGATTCTTAAAAGAATCACCATGGAACAGACTTCACAAATTAAGAGAGGCTATACCGAGTATAAATTTCCAGATGTTACTTAGAGCATCTAATGGTGTGGGATACAAGAACTATCCAGATAACGTAATACGTGAATTTATAAAAGAAAGTGCTAATTCAGGTATAGATGTATTTAGAATATTTGACTCACTAAACTGGGTTGAAAATATGAAACAATCTATTTATGTTGCCAACGAAACTGGAAAAATAGTTGAATCAGCTATGTGTTATACAGGAGATGTGCTAGATCCAGATAAGACTAAATATACATTGGATTATTATGTAAATATGGCAAGAGAATTAGAAGCAGCAGGTTCAGATATTATAGGTATCAAGGATATGGCAGGTTTACTTAAGCCATATGCAGCCTATGAATTAATCACTGCCTTAAAGCAAAATGTAAGTGTACCAATTCACCTACATACTCATGATACAAGTGGTAATGGTGTATCAACGTTATTAATGGCCTCTCAAGCAGGAGTAGATATAGTGGATGCAGCTTTAGAATCAATGGCAGGAATTACGTCTCAACCATCTCTAAACTCAACAATAGAAGCTCTTAAATTTACTGATAGGGATCCACAGATAGATATGTTTGGATATAATGAACTTGGTAAATATTATAGAGATTTAAGAAAAGTTTATTATAAATTTGAAAGTGATCTTACAAATTCAAATGCTGAAATATATGATTTTGAGATACCAGGCGGACAGTATACTAATTTAAAACCTCAGGCAGATTCATTAGGTTTAGTAAATAGATTTGAAGAAGTAAAGGAAAACTATAAAGTTGCAAATAGAGTAGTAGGAGATATAATCAAGGTTACTCCATCATCAAAGGTTGTTGGTGACTTAGCTATATTTATGACAAAGAATGGTTTAACTGAAGAAAATATTATTGAAGAAGGTAAGAATTTATCTTTCCCAGATTCACTAGTAGATTTTTGTAAGGGAATGATTGGCCAACCAGAGGGTGGAGTACCAAAGGCCCTACAGGAAGTAGTACTAAAGGGAGAACCAGCAATTACAGCTAGACCAGGTTCATTGCTAGCAGATGAAGATTTTGATGCTATTGAAAAACACATAAAAGAAGATTTACAAGTAAAAGAACCAACTAAGAGACAGATATTAAGTTATGCACTTTATCCAAAGGTATTTGATGATTATATTAACCATGTTAGAGATTTTAATGATGTAAGTGAACTAGAATCAGATGTATTTTTCTATGGTTTAAATATAGGTCAAGAATGTGAAGTTGAAATAGAAGAAGGTAAAAATCTTACTATAAAATTAGTAGATATCGGAGAACCTAAAGAAGATGCTACAAGAAATCTTACATTTGAATTAAATGGTATGTTAAGAGAAGTAGAAGTCAAAGACATGAACTATTCTGGTAAGGTTGTAAATGTAGAAAAAGCAGATATGAATGATCCACATCAAGTAGGTGCAAGTATTCCAGGTAAAGTTGTCAAGATACTAGTGAAAAAAGGCGATAAGGTAGTGGAAAATCAGCCTTTAATAGTAATTGAAGCTATGAAAATGGAAACAAATATAGTTGCAAAAACATCAGGTACAATTTCTGAAATAAAGGTAAATGTAGATGATATGGTAATAGATAAGCAACTATTAATGCAGTTTGAGGAAAATGATGATGAGGAAGAAGAATAA